The window CGAACGGACGCTCCAATCCCTCGGCAAAAACCTCGTTCTCCGAAGGCGCATCAGCGCCGTCAGCGGCGCGCAACACGCGCACCCGGTTTCGCGCCGTCTCTGAAATAAATATGTCGCCATTGGGTGCGACCCGCAGCAGTCGCGGATTGTTCAAACCCGAAACAAATTGTTTCACCGTGAACCCGGCCGGCACGGACAAGGTGGCGTTCGCCGGGGCCGGCACAACCTTCGGCCCGTTGCCTGCGGATTGCGTGGCGAACGGCGCCGGCAAATCGGCGACCGTAAAATGATGTTCAACTCCTGGCGCCGCCCGCTGCCAGTCATTCGGATCCGTGCCGCCCGTCGCAGCCACCACCGAGAAGCCCGCCGTTTCCAAAGTAACTCCCTCCGGCACTTTGAGCGTCGCCAAATAAGCAATCACATCCGCCCGCAGGCCCGCATCCGAAAGCGGAATCGGCATGGTCGTGCCCGGAACGGCTTTCGCAGGATCAGTCAAAAAGTGATTTAGGCTCGCTGCATCCCAGACAAATCCAGAATCTTTCAATGCCTGAGTGTAGTTGAAGTGCGGACTGCTTCCCGCCTTGCGCCCCATCACGCCCAACAAGGTCGGGCCTTGTTTGATAATGAGTGTATTGCCCGGTCCGAGATTGGCGCTATGACAGATCGCGCAAGTGGACTGGAAAAACTGCTGGCCGTGCTCCGCATTGCCAACCGGCGTATTTTGGGCCGAGGCGATCGGCGCTCCTGCCGTGAGCAACATGCCGGAAACCGAAATCCACGAAACGGGTGAAAGAAATTTCTCGGCCATAATCATCTAGTTATTAAGTTACAAAATCATTGCAACGCTTCGACCGTCACTTTCCGCGCTTCCCACGGACCGCCTTCGCTCTGCAGGCCCATTTACGAGATCTGAAATTGAATAGCTGATAGATGAAGGTCAAGCGATAAAACGGGTTTCCGGGGAAACGCATTCACCGTCAAAGTTTGACTCGTTTGTGCTGGAGCCGTACTTTCGCAGCCTGATTTATTCTCAACATGCCGATGAAGAAAAAACTTTTGGCAGTCTATCTCGGAGGTCGCGCTGACCGTTGCAACACTGAATTGCACGACGTCGTTTTTGTCGTCGGTGAAAGCATCGAAGCCACCTACCACCAATTAATGGACCAATGGTTTGGCGATCCACTCCGACTGCATATTGACTCCTGGATGGAATTGAACCTCGTGGATGAGCATCGCATCTCTTTGACTGCCAATCCGGGCGCGAGCGAAAAAAAACTTTATTTCATCAACCTCGGAGCATATCAGCCCGGCGAATTTACCGAGCTTCACGCCAATGCCTTCCTCGTTGCATCCTCCGCGACCGAAGCGAAGCAACGAGCGAAATCACACCTGTTGCGCGGCGCGCTTTCCGTGCATACCGACGACCTCTATGACGTGGACGATTGCCTGGAAATTGCTGAAGTCAGCGGATTGCACATCCAACTGGAACCAACTTCCGAAGCCGCCGTCCTCAACCCACAAAACGGCTACCACATCATCCCCCCAGAAATCGTTGCTACCTACGCGAAGCAGCGGCAACTGCTCCCACCCGAAGCCGTCTAAAGCCGCTCCTGCTCAATTTTACGCCTCTCTGGTGACGAAGTCAGTTCCCCCCCTCCAAATAATCCGTGTTCAGTCCGTGTTCCATCCGTGGCCAAAAAAAACCGGTCCGTCGAGCCCAAAAAAATTCCAGCCTTGAAACCCCGCGCGCCGCTCCCTTAAATGAACACAAAGGTGAAGCCCAAAAAAATATTTGTCCCCGTCCTGCTGATTTTCATCCTGGTTTCCGCCTATCTCCTGACCACCCGGCATCACGGCGCAAACACCCTGCGCTTCATCCCCGCCACCGCCCAGCCAAAAGGCCCATTCGGAAATGTCACTTACATGTGGGGAACTCCAATCCCTTTTGAATATGGAAAGACGTGGATCCGCACTTCCCTTTACCGCACCAACAACCATATTTTTCTTTTTGACTTGGAAAGCCGAAAAGTTTTGGGCGAAATGACCAACGGCAGTCCCATCTTCGCCAATGCCACCGAAACCAAAATTCTCTGCGAAGGCTGGGATTCTTTCGACAACTCGCTCAAGGGAAATTTTCTCGCCCTGCTCATGCGCATCACCTTCGGCCGATTGCGTTTCAACACTGATACCATCGAGTCCTTCTGGGTCCTTGACCTTCGCAACAATTCCGCCAAACGGCTTGGCGATGTCACCCAATGGCGCGGCACTGGCAGCTACTGGAAACCCGCGCCCGGCTTCCGCTTCGGCTACAACGTCCCCAACAACGAAGAAGAAGGCACTTCCTTTTTCCTCTGCGATCTTGACCGCGAAACCTTCAAAAAAATTTATCTCGCTGGCAGCATTCGCGGCTGGTGGAGCGATCACGAAATCCTCGTCAGCCGCCCGCCCGGCGACTTCCTCCTCTATGATGTCCTCACCGAAAAAACTTCTTCTCTCGTCCCACACGAAGCCATAGCGGCACTGTTCCAACAGACGGGCATTAACGACGCCGTTTCCAATGTCGCCACCCAAAACATCTGGACCGGCAGCAACTACAATTTTTTCCTCATCCCCAAACCAGATATGTCGCTCTACACCAACGGCCATTTCCTCATCCAGTTGGAACACACCGCCTCCGTCCTCAAAGTCAGCGACACAAACTTTAACTTCCACTGGCTCGGCGTTTTCGATTCCTCTCAAAAATATTATGCCTACCCCAGCGAACCCGGCTCACCCGGTCGTGGCGGCAACGCCGGCGTTTACCTCTGCGACCTCGCCCACTCCAATACCATTACCATCCTCCCGCCGAACGATGCCATCAGAGCCTATGCCATCCCGCGCTTCTACCGCGACAACCTCATCTACAATTACTCCAACGAACTCTGGACCGCCAAACTCGACAACTCCCAAAAAACCCGCCTCTTCCCCCCGCCAGAAAATTAACTTAGCAATAAAATCCTTTTCCCATTGGCCGTCCGTAAGGACCTCCGCGCCTCCGCGTCTCCGCGGTTCAAAATCCGCGACAAAATCAGTTTCACCCGTTGACACTTCCCACATCCCATTTAAATTGCGCTCGTGTCAAAAAAGTCCGCCGTGCCCGTCATCCGCCTTCGCGGAGTCCGGCATAACAACCTAAAAAATTTCGACCTCGATCTGCCGCTCAAACGGCTCATCGTCGTCACCGGCCTCAGCGGCTCCGGCAAAAGCTCCCTCGCCTTCGACACTCTGTTCGCCGAGGGCCAGCGCCGTTACATCGAGACCTTTTCGCCTTACGCGCGCCAGTTTTTCGACCGCATGGACAAGCCGCAGGTGGATGCCATCGAAGGCATCCCGCCCGCCATCGCCATTGAGCAACGTAACTCCGTCAAGTCCACCCGCTCGACCGTGGGCACCATGACCGAGATTTGCGACTATATGAAACTCCTGTGGCCGCAGGTCGCCCGGCTTCATTGCCGCCAATGCCACCGCCCCGTGCGCAAAGATTCTCCCCAACAAATCTGGGAAAGCCTCCGGCAATCCGTCGCCGCCCCGCGCGACGTAACCTATGCCACCGAGACACGCGTCGAAACCGATGTCCTGAACGACTCCATCCACATCGAACTTTCCAAAACCACCGCCACAACCAAATCGGAAACGCCCTCGACACCGTTCGAAGTGCTGATCACTTTCACTCTCCCGATTTCTGAAAAACTTTCCCTCGACGAATCCATCGCCCTCATCAACAAGCAGGGCTATCAACGCCTGTTGCTGGACAACGAAATTTTGCGCCTCGAAGAAGCCATCCCGCGCCTTCGCGAAATCAAACCCGCCGCGCTCACGATCATTCAAGACCGCGTAAAAATCACCACCAACAACCGCCCCCGCTTCATCGAAGCCTGCGAACAAGCCTACCATTTCGGCAAAGGAAAATTAGCCATAGTCGAAATGCCCTCTCCGTCTCCCGATGGTGGCCGTCCGCAAGGACCACTCCGCACTCCGCACTCCGCACTCCGCATTGATCCCGCTCCGCACTCCGCATTCTCGAATCGCCTCCACTGCGCCCATTGCGACATCGAATACCGCGAACCCACGCCCGCCCTCTTCAGCTTCAACCACCCCGTCGGCGCGTGCCCCGCCTGTCGCGGTTTTGGACGCATCATAACCATTGATTACAACCTTGCGCTGCCCGACAAGTCCAGGACCCTGGCGCAAGGCGTCGTCAAGCCGTGGCAAGGCGGCCAAAGCGCCGAGTGCCAGGACGACATGATGAAATTTTGCCGCATCCGCAAAGTCCCCATTGATGTTCCCTTCCACGAACTTCCGCAAAAGTGGCAGGACTGGGTGCTCAACGGCGATCCCGAGTACGGCAAAGATTCCGCCCACGAATGGCCGCGCGCCTGGTACGGCATCAAAGGCTATTTCCGCTGGCTCGAATCCAAGAGCTACAAAATGCACGTCCGCGTCTTGCTTTCGCGCTACCGCTCCTACATCACCTGCCCCGAGTGCCAAGGCCACCGCTTCCAACCCGACACATTATTATATTTGGTCAACGCCACCATTCCCGGTGGCCGTCCGCAAGGACCACTCCGCACTCCGCACTCCGCATTGACATTGTCCGCCTTCTACCAGCTTTCCATCCGCGACGCCCTCGCCTTCATCGAACATCTCGCGTCCAAACGCCAGCTCAAGCCCAACGACCCGCTCTATCTGATCTTCCAGGAAGTTCGCGCCCGCCTTGGCTATCTCAACGACGTCGGCCTCGCCTATCTCACCTTGGATCGCAGCACCCGCTCGCTCTCCGGTGGCGAAACCGAGCGCGTCAATCTCACCACCTGCCTCGGCACGCGGCTCGTCAATACACTCTTCGTCCTTGACGAACCGAGCGTCGGCCTCCACCCGCGCGATACCACCCGGCTCGTCCGCATCCTCGAACAACTTCGCGATGCCGGCAACACCGTCGTCGTCGTCGAGCACGAATCCAGCGTCATGCGCGCCGCCGATCAGATTGTAGACATCGGCCCCGGCCACGGCGCTGCCGGTGGCCACGTCGTTTTTCAAGGGCCATACCGAGACATCTTAAAAAATAAAAATTCTCTCACCGGCCAATATTTAAGCGGTCGCCGCCAGGTCGAGATTCCCCAACGCCGCCCCGTTGATTCCACCACGGAAATGCTCACCGTTTCCCACGCCACGTTTCACAACCTCCGCGACCTTACCGTGGAAATTCCGCTGCGCCGATTTGTCTGCCTCACCGGCGTCAGCGGCTCTGGCAAAACCACCTTCGCCCGCGAAATTTTATTGCCCTTGTTAAACTCCAAATTTTCCCCACAACTATCGCGCCCCGAAGACCCCGACGCCACCGACTCCTCCGAATCGCAAGACAATCCTTCCGACAATTCCGCACTCCGCACTCCGCACTCCGCACTTTCCCATTGGGAGTCCCTGGGCCGCGTCGTCCTCGTTGACCAATCCAGCCTTGGCAAAACCCCGCGCTCAAATCCCGCCGTGTACATCGGCGCCTTTGAAGACCTGCGCGAACTCTTCGCCCAATCCGACCTCGCCAAACGCCGCGGTCTCAACGCCAGCGCGTTCAGCTTCAATTCCGGCCAGGGCCAATGCGAAAAATGCCGCGGCGCCGGCTTCGAAAAAATCGAGATGCAATTCCTCAGCGACGTTTTCATCCGCTGCCCCGAATGCGATGGCCGCCGCTACCGCCCGCACATTCTCGAAGTGAAAATCCGTCCCGACACCGGCAAAAATTCCACGCCCCTTTCCATCGCCGATCTCTTGGAATCCACCGTGGACGAAGCGCTCGAATTCCTCGCCGGTTTTCCCGCTTCGCGCCCGGCGCAACGCGCCATCACCAGTCTTCGTCTCCTTCAGGAAGTCGGCCTTGGCTACCTTCAACTTGGCCAACCCATCAACACCCTTTCCGGCGGCGAAAGCCAGCGCCTCAAACTCGTCCGGCACCTCGCTGACTTTGCCCAGGCCAGCGCCGAAGACACCAAACCCACTCTTTTTCTGTTCGACGAACCCACGACCGGCCTGCACTTCGACGACGTCCGCGTCCTGCTCGAAGTTTTTCAACGCCTCGTCAACGCCGGCCATTCCGTCCTCATCATCGAGCACAATCTTGACGTCATCAAATCCGCCGATTGGGTCATTGACCTCGGCCCCGACGCCGGCGATGACGGCGGCCAAATCGTCGCCACCGGCACCCCCGAACAAGTCGCCTCCTGTGAATCAAGTCACACTGGCAACGCGCTTCGAGAAATATTTTCGCTCGTCCCTGTCACCGCATAATTCCGCTTCATTTCGTGTGTAGCGGTCCTGTGCAAACGCCGCGTTGACAGTGACTACACCGCCGTAATCCCTCGCAATTTGCTGTAGGATTTTCTGCCGATTTTTTCTCCTCATTAACCGACTACCACGCTCGTGGGCTCGACCTTATTTTTTGTATCATGAAAGTCCTGATACAAGATTTCAAAAGCGGGAAATATCTCGCCGCGAACGGGACCCTGACCTCACTTCCCAGCCAGGCAAAGGATTTCCGTTACAGCTCCTACGCGCGTTCGATTCTTCGACGCGAAAAGTTCTCCGGCCTCAGCGTCCATTATTATTTCGAGGACATGGATTACTCCATCAAAGTCCGCAACTGGCAGCGCGAACGTCTTTGCCAGCAACTAAACGCCGCCGCCTTCGACTTTTAATTCCTCCTGTCGCGCCAATCTTTTCCTGCGCCACCGGCTCTTGACATCCTGCGCTCCGTCCCCAACGCTTCCGGCGACATGAAGCAGCCGAACACGTTAAAACATTTCGCCGCCGCATTTCTCATCGCCGTCGCCGTGTACGTCGCCTTCTACTACGGCATCGAGCATCGCCGCACGCGTCACGGCCCCTGGCAACTCACCTTCACCAACGAATCCAATATCCCCACGCTTATCATCAACGAGCCGCAGTTAAACATCGCCGATCAAAAAATTATTTTCCCGGGTGAAATCTCCACCAACTCCGCCTCCCTCGATTTCGCGCAACCCCAGGAATGGCCCTTCGACGTTCCCTTCGGCCAATGCATTTTTGAAGACACCACCTTTCTGCCCGGCACACTGGTATTCAAATTTTTCGGCCACGAAGTCCAGCTTCTCCCGCGCGTGCTGACGCTGGACCGCCGCGAATACACTTGGCAATCCCACACCACCGTCACGCTCAATAAAGCAAATACTTCGCCCGCCGCGCCTTGAATTTTTCCAAGTCGCCCGTCCAAAGTTCGCGAATCTCCGCCACCGGTTTGTTTTCTTTCACCGCTTTCAACGTCGCCGCGTTGCCCATCAGCACATCCATTTTCTCAACCTTGAATTGCTCCGGGTAAAAACGATTAAGCACTTCCGCGATGGTCAGTCCGATGTCCACGACGTTGCAATGCGCCCGGTCGGTCAGCACGATATTCACGCCTCCGCACGATTGCCCGCTGTAAACACTTTCCGTCGGCGTAAATCGCACGGGCAAAAATTTTACGCCCGGCAAATTCGCGCGATTCAATTCATACGCCAGTTTAATGTCGTGAATGTAGGGCGCGCCGACCACTTCCCATGGCGTGCCCGTTCCCCGGCCGACCGACACCGCCGTGCGCTCCAGCAGACCGACGCCCGGGTACAAAATTGCCTCCGTCTCGCTGCGCATGTTTGGCGAAAAATTCCGCCACGGCAGCCCCGTCTCGTCATAAAGTTCCTCGCGCTTCCAACCCTCGACTTTGATCACCGTCAAATCCGTCTTGAAATGGCGTTCGTCCTTGTACATCTCCGCGAGTTCCCCGATCGTCATCCCATAACGCACCGGAATCGGATGATACCCCACGAAGCTGGTCTTACCCGTCAGCAGCGGCCCGTCAATCGTCACGCCATCAATCGGGTTCACGCGATCGAGCACAAAATATTTTATCCCCGCCTTTTCCGCCGCTTCCATCGCCAGCCCCATCGTCGAGATATAAGTATAAAACCGGCAGCCCACGTCCTGCACATCGAAAACCAGCGCGTCCAATCCTCTCATCTGCTTCAGCGTCGGCGCATAATTTGTCCCGTACAAACTATAAACTGGCAAACCCGTCACCGCATCCACACTGTCACCCACCGCTTCGTCGGCGATCCCATACAACCCATGCTCGGGACTGAACAA is drawn from Verrucomicrobiia bacterium and contains these coding sequences:
- the uvrA gene encoding excinuclease ABC subunit UvrA encodes the protein MSKKSAVPVIRLRGVRHNNLKNFDLDLPLKRLIVVTGLSGSGKSSLAFDTLFAEGQRRYIETFSPYARQFFDRMDKPQVDAIEGIPPAIAIEQRNSVKSTRSTVGTMTEICDYMKLLWPQVARLHCRQCHRPVRKDSPQQIWESLRQSVAAPRDVTYATETRVETDVLNDSIHIELSKTTATTKSETPSTPFEVLITFTLPISEKLSLDESIALINKQGYQRLLLDNEILRLEEAIPRLREIKPAALTIIQDRVKITTNNRPRFIEACEQAYHFGKGKLAIVEMPSPSPDGGRPQGPLRTPHSALRIDPAPHSAFSNRLHCAHCDIEYREPTPALFSFNHPVGACPACRGFGRIITIDYNLALPDKSRTLAQGVVKPWQGGQSAECQDDMMKFCRIRKVPIDVPFHELPQKWQDWVLNGDPEYGKDSAHEWPRAWYGIKGYFRWLESKSYKMHVRVLLSRYRSYITCPECQGHRFQPDTLLYLVNATIPGGRPQGPLRTPHSALTLSAFYQLSIRDALAFIEHLASKRQLKPNDPLYLIFQEVRARLGYLNDVGLAYLTLDRSTRSLSGGETERVNLTTCLGTRLVNTLFVLDEPSVGLHPRDTTRLVRILEQLRDAGNTVVVVEHESSVMRAADQIVDIGPGHGAAGGHVVFQGPYRDILKNKNSLTGQYLSGRRQVEIPQRRPVDSTTEMLTVSHATFHNLRDLTVEIPLRRFVCLTGVSGSGKTTFAREILLPLLNSKFSPQLSRPEDPDATDSSESQDNPSDNSALRTPHSALSHWESLGRVVLVDQSSLGKTPRSNPAVYIGAFEDLRELFAQSDLAKRRGLNASAFSFNSGQGQCEKCRGAGFEKIEMQFLSDVFIRCPECDGRRYRPHILEVKIRPDTGKNSTPLSIADLLESTVDEALEFLAGFPASRPAQRAITSLRLLQEVGLGYLQLGQPINTLSGGESQRLKLVRHLADFAQASAEDTKPTLFLFDEPTTGLHFDDVRVLLEVFQRLVNAGHSVLIIEHNLDVIKSADWVIDLGPDAGDDGGQIVATGTPEQVASCESSHTGNALREIFSLVPVTA
- a CDS encoding DUF1543 domain-containing protein is translated as MPMKKKLLAVYLGGRADRCNTELHDVVFVVGESIEATYHQLMDQWFGDPLRLHIDSWMELNLVDEHRISLTANPGASEKKLYFINLGAYQPGEFTELHANAFLVASSATEAKQRAKSHLLRGALSVHTDDLYDVDDCLEIAEVSGLHIQLEPTSEAAVLNPQNGYHIIPPEIVATYAKQRQLLPPEAV